The Pecten maximus chromosome 10, xPecMax1.1, whole genome shotgun sequence region atcaGTCTgttattgttacctgtatatccCTTAGCAAAAAGAAATGGTCCAAAAATCATTGAAACACCATTATAATGCCATTGAAAGACCATTTTTGTTCAGAAATCCATTGAAACGCCATTTAATTCATTAGATTTCAATGGTTATATGACcattaaaataccatttttcAGATCAATGGTCTTTCAATGGTACAAAAAAATGGTTTACTCACAGGTGAACCATTTAAATGCCATTGAAATACCATTGACTTTGTTTGACCATTATTTTCATCCATGCTCTAGAAAGAAAAGCTTTGGCTCAACCATTTCTGACCATTTTTttgagaaatgaaaaataatggcCACAGATCTAGACTTTCATATTCACCTGCACTGGAGAAttactaccagtatatattttGGATATATAAATTCTGAGTTCTACAGAATGATACTACCTTTTATTATTATAGTATAAAAGTACATTTGCataattaatgtaaacaatatgcaATGCAAATACATGCATGTCAATTGtctttacacaataaaataaatgtatagaaGTAAAGTACtatatttttgaagtttcaACTTCAAATTCTGTAGAAGTTATACCCCTATACAACATTACATGTAAACTGGAATTATATGAACTTGATTCTAGTCACGGTCATACCTATTTGGAGGAGGACATACAAAGAAATCACCAGTTATTCCCACAAAATTGTTGATATTAGTTATGCACTTCAATGGGATGGCAATGCAACTTTTCCTAAATTCTATTTTCCAAACACTGCCAACAGACTTGACTTTTTTCATCGGTTCAACAAGTGCGAGGTTGATTTTATTACCGGTCTTATCATTTGACTCCATGAAATACACCACAGATCCAAATTTGTAGTCATTCTCATGAAAAAATGTTATAACATGCTGCTGTCTTTTTACAAGGTTTTTGTACAATTTCCCATATACATAAAACCCCTTCttatacatattgatattataatacTTTGAAACATTCCTAGTACACTGTACTCCATAATTAGAAATGGCAGCAAATTCATCATCACTTAGTTCCCCATTGAATAAATTCCCTACTCTGACTATACCATCTTCAATTTCATGTTTATGAATTCTTCTTGAAGCTATACTGTCAGATAACTCATGATACAGCTCAAAAACATAATCACAATCATCTATTCCCTTAAAGTATCTGTCATACATTATAGGAATGGCCTTTACAAGTCCAATAATATTTACGAGCTGGTTTTCAACACCTTGTGTACCGTGTACATGTTTGATTATGTACCCATTAAGGTcctcaaaaataaaacaattgttcACAAACAGAGGTCCTGTGTGCCTAACACAATCAACCAAATGAATCAATTGATGAAGATTCAGAGTCGTATACCTTGCTTCATACAACCTTTCAAAATTCTCTACAAAAAGAAGAAGAGCTCCCTCAGCAGTTGCAATGTCTACCGGGGATATGTTTTCCATGGACAACAAAAAGATTGCCCGAGCAAGTAAACAAAAGTGTACAAAGTATTCCTTTCTCAAGATTTTGCTCATCACTGGTATACCCCAATAAAGTAAAAAGTTACGAAATTCTGATGATTTCCAGTGAGCGATGTCATCTATCAGCCGTGGGACCCTGGTTACAAATAGTGTCGGACGAATTTCTGACAAGAATTTGTTAACAGTTTGTTTCGCATGATATACAGAGTACGGTTTACTCTTATTCGAGGCACCAAACCACAAGTTCATGAGTTGCTTGGTAGTTCCAAGGCAAATACCATGCATGTAGTCAATCACACAACTATATACTGCATTGAAATATGTCAGATACAGAAACCAGAAAGGTCCTTTATGTCCGTGAACTGTGAACTTTTTCACACCATTTTCCACATTGGTTTGAACCTTTGTCAAATCTTCAAGAATACTTTCCTTTGTTCTTGGAATTCCTTTTGGATTGCTACTATTGTATGGAAAAATATGAACTATTCCACCAGTATCAAGTTTAAGTGTTTCAcctttatgtaaacaaaaccaGCAACTGAAATCCCCATTGTActgatttacattgtataccatagCTCGGGCAGGCAAGTCACATGTACACGTAAGCAAGAAGCATTTACACAAGAATGAATTTCCATCACAGTCTTCAAATGTTTCCCCTTCAGTTTCCAAATGTTTCAATTCTGAATAAAGGGGTTGAAGAAAAGACCACATCTGAGGCTTTTTGGATGAAATCCAAACACCATAGAACACTGAATTCTGTCGATGTTTCCGTTTTGCGATGGGAAGTTCATTAATAAGCATGTACACAGGCCACATGCTTACATTTGAAGATTTGAACAGAGGGGCACCATCCGTATTTAGTGAAAATgacaaattattttcttcttgcAGAATGCCGTTTTCGAAAAGATTTTTGTATAATTGTCCATCATACACATCTTTAAGATTACCATTTTTATTGTTCTTAATGTGTTGGAATCTGTGATTTCTAACGTCATTCACAAAGTCTTGAGTTTTCCATAGAGCCCTCAGTTGTGATATAAGctttaaatgtacaaaatatgcAACTCCTCCGGACTTTGTGAGATCCTTTCTGCACGATATACACACTTTGTCATTTTTCTCAACCTTTGAGTAACAGCTACTACAATAATAATGCAAGGTGGGAAACATGTCTTCTGTGAATTTCTTTATGAATTTTCTCAAGTGATACAAGCTACGGAATAAACTGTGTCCTTGTGGAAGCACAGCAGCGAATATTTTCAACATGTATGCTGCTGCTTCATCAGGTAACCGGAAACGAATCAAGAAACAACATATTAGAAGTACCAATAGCCCGAGACTGTACGGGGAGTCTGGAAATAACTTGCTTGATCCAGTTGATTCATCATTTGCAGGGTTTTTAGATTCTTCACTGTctgtaaatatttctgtaatttgCCGCAGGACCTCAACCCTTTCCTCAAGAATTACAGCCGTCTGTTCATCATTCACAAGATTTTCTTGGTTTCGCAGCTGATTATCATGTAACATTTGGTCTATcaaatcatcaatatcatcatcCAAATCTTTGTCCTCCATCTTGGAGAAAAAAGTATCCATAGCCTCATGTGTCAGAGAGTCTTGTACATCACTGTTAGCTCCTGCTGGTTTCTGAGGTGTGTTCTTGAGGACATTTTCATGTTCAACAAATATATTCTCATCCGTAACACGACATCGTTCATCATGATCATCAGCTGATgatatttcatcatcatcatcatcatcatcatctgttTGTGTTAATTGTTTGTCATCAACGGTTGTAACACATCCCTGATTATCATCCTGTACTGTTTGTTCAGCTGACAGATGTGATGCAATTGGGGAAACAATGTTGATAGTTGACTGAAGTCTGTGGTCCTCTTTTACAACCAAGTTCATGCACTGAAAATCCTTGTCCTCATCAGACCCCTGAAATGattatgaaacaaaaatgataagACTGTCTAATACAAAGTTGTTCCATTCCCTTTCTTGTTATTAATTTTACCAATACAGTGATTTAATTGCCAATTTTTTGTCACACATAATTCTTTcttattttgctttattttctttgtgtttcaaaCTTTATGAATTTCCCCAACTTTTTTATGGACAGTTTCTTACAGCTTTTCCAGTTTGACCAGGTGcataataatttaattaataGGCCTATTATGAAAAGAATATAACTTGGGATATTTATGTACCAAATTGTCTACGATTGTCAAAATCCTTCTAAAATCTAGTACCGAATTCAggaaacaattttgaaaataaagtaggaaatacaaagaaatatagcaaaaaacAAACCCCTAAAACGTTAAAGACTCAGCATGGCACTATGTACCgctaataattaattaattaaccgCG contains the following coding sequences:
- the LOC117335469 gene encoding uncharacterized protein LOC117335469, with protein sequence MDQPYASTSKKRKRGPYGSKKGSDEDKDFQCMNLVVKEDHRLQSTINIVSPIASHLSAEQTVQDDNQGCVTTVDDKQLTQTDDDDDDDDEISSADDHDERCRVTDENIFVEHENVLKNTPQKPAGANSDVQDSLTHEAMDTFFSKMEDKDLDDDIDDLIDQMLHDNQLRNQENLVNDEQTAVILEERVEVLRQITEIFTDSEESKNPANDESTGSSKLFPDSPYSLGLLVLLICCFLIRFRLPDEAAAYMLKIFAAVLPQGHSLFRSLYHLRKFIKKFTEDMFPTLHYYCSSCYSKVEKNDKVCISCRKDLTKSGGVAYFVHLKLISQLRALWKTQDFVNDVRNHRFQHIKNNKNGNLKDVYDGQLYKNLFENGILQEENNLSFSLNTDGAPLFKSSNVSMWPVYMLINELPIAKRKHRQNSVFYGVWISSKKPQMWSFLQPLYSELKHLETEGETFEDCDGNSFLCKCFLLTCTCDLPARAMVYNVNQYNGDFSCWFCLHKGETLKLDTGGIVHIFPYNSSNPKGIPRTKESILEDLTKVQTNVENGVKKFTVHGHKGPFWFLYLTYFNAVYSCVIDYMHGICLGTTKQLMNLWFGASNKSKPYSVYHAKQTVNKFLSEIRPTLFVTRVPRLIDDIAHWKSSEFRNFLLYWGIPVMSKILRKEYFVHFCLLARAIFLLSMENISPVDIATAEGALLLFVENFERLYEARYTTLNLHQLIHLVDCVRHTGPLFVNNCFIFEDLNGYIIKHVHGTQGVENQLVNIIGLVKAIPIMYDRYFKGIDDCDYVFELYHELSDSIASRRIHKHEIEDGIVRVGNLFNGELSDDEFAAISNYGVQCTRNVSKYYNINMYKKGFYVYGKLYKNLVKRQQHVITFFHENDYKFGSVVYFMESNDKTGNKINLALVEPMKKVKSVGSVWKIEFRKSCIAIPLKCITNINNFVGITGDFFVCPPPNRYDRD